A window of the Branchiostoma floridae strain S238N-H82 chromosome 12, Bfl_VNyyK, whole genome shotgun sequence genome harbors these coding sequences:
- the LOC118427774 gene encoding histamine H2 receptor-like: protein MIILIVLGNIFNICVLLYNNNLRNVTGSFMVALACADLSLGLFGLPFMVRPALEGRWVYTKSACDFCGFISTTLIITSVLLLFDLSVDRYIWIAKPVKHYKIMTGKRCAAMIASSWLVAAVYSATPFFGWGSFVYNYKMSTCTLGIFTDIYFGTAFFAISLPPIFAMCFLNLKILRIARRQTRTIRHASQIPRTSEAFPVTSFKPAMTVGIVVTTCVVSLLPLIVSYTYSMFSNNDLPSDLVFAFTFLLISNSFWNCIIYSATNTTFRQGAKKFVLRVKKILLDLVSECDR from the exons ATGATCATTCTCATCGTCTTGGGTAACATCTTCAACATCTGTGTTCTTCTCTACAACAATAATCTAAGGAACGTCACTGGCAG CTTTATGGTGGCTCTGGCGTGTGCAGATCTGAGCCTAGGTCTCTTCGGACTTCCCTTTATGGTCAGACCTGCTCTTGAAGGAAGATGGGTGTACACCAAGTCAGCTTGTGACTTCTGTGGATTCATCAGTACAACTCTTATCATAACATCAGTACTGCTGCTCTTTGACCTGAGTGTGGACAGGTACATTTGGATAGCCAAACCTGTAAAGCATTACAAAATCATGACGGGGAAAAGGTGCGCAGCTATGATCGCATCGTCTTGGCTAGTAGCGGCCGTGTACTCTGCAACACCATTCTTTGGGTGGGGCTCCTTTGTTTACAACTACAAGATGTCGACATGCACGCTGGGAATTTTTACAGACATTTATTTTGGAACCGCATTTTTTGCCATCTCGCTCCCTCCGATATTTGCGATGTGTTTCCTGAATCTTAAGATACTTCGAATCGCCAGACGGCAAACGCGAACCATACGACACGCTAGCCAGATTCCGCGTACGTCAGAAGCATTTCCGGTGACGTCATTCAAACCCGCAATGACTGTCGGGATTGTTGTTACGACTTGCGTGGTGTCCTTGCTACCGTTAATTGTCTCTTACACTTACTCAATGTTTTCGAATAATGACTTACCCTCTGACTTAGTGTTTGCGTTTACATTTCTTCTGATATCGAACAGCTTTTGGAATTGCATCATATATTCTGCTACAAACACAACCTTTAGACAAGGCGCAAAGAAATTTGTTCTTAGGGTGAAGAAAATACTTCTTGATCTTGTTTCAGAGTGTGACAGGTAG
- the LOC118428287 gene encoding calmodulin-like — protein sequence MAGRFNQDQLKQYKAVFEAFDKNKDGVINAEELETALKQLGQAPTKEMVRAMIKAADKDDSGTLNFDEFLGMVYQVMSNQPAEETLREAFRPFDRDGNGYIDPQELKAAMASMGQRMTDAEIDEMIQAADKDGDGRVNYEEFINILRPKA from the exons ATGGCTGGACGATTCAACCAGGATCAGCTCAAGCAGTACAAGGCGGTTTTTGAGGCTTTCGATAAGAACAAGGATGGCGTGATCAACGCGGAGGAATTGGAAACGGCACTTAAGCAGCTCGGCCAGGCTCCCACAAAGGAAATGGTTCGG GCCATGATCAAGGCGGCTGATAAGGATGACAGTGGCACTCTCAACTTCGACGAGTTCCTGGGGATGGTGTACCAGGTCATGTCCAACCAGCCGGCCGAGGAGACGCTTCGTGAAGCCTTCAGACCCTTTGATAGG GATGGCAATGGCTACATTGATCCCCAGGAACTGAAAGCAGCCATGGCCAGCATGGGACAGCGGATGACTGATGCTGAAATCGATGAGATGATCCAGGCTGCCGACAAAGACGGCGATGGCCGGGTCAACTACGAGGAATTCATCAACATCCTCCGTCCCAAGGCTTAA